A stretch of the Haloplanus aerogenes genome encodes the following:
- the pheT gene encoding phenylalanine--tRNA ligase subunit beta has translation MPVVDVDPDELRRLTGHEEKDDDELIDDLFALGLEFEGETEEGELQLEFGPDRLDRLSVEGVARSLRYQYGDDRGVYVPNTNDPDWTIEVDESVPDERPYVTGAVIRGVDLDETALDSLIQLQEKLHATMGRKREKGAIGIHDLTMLKGEVLSEDARDGHAITYRGVDPEGDRFVPLDSDQEMTPAQVLDEHPTGETYAPIVRDYERYPAIYDEIGLFSFPPVINGRRTEVSTDSRDLFVELTGTDQWTIDRMCNVICYALDARGATIEDVEVVYPDGTLPRPDFEVETKTVSHERIEGMLGVDLDIEETVDLFERSGLDTDVDTGGDAITYEVSIPPYRTDVLHPLDLVDDVGRAYGFNDLEPRYPDVATVGGRHDRSKLEAAARTSLVGLGFEDLLNFHMISEDENYERMGVEPGTPVVGGGDPVTITEPYSEDYTMLRTWALPSLLMVLENNTHRAYPQDLAEIGLAAEADDDENTGVAEHRTVAGVVARHDATYEDAKSRLAALCHDFDVDLETPATDHPTFIDGRAAEVVIDGQSVGVIGEVHPRVLVEHDLELPVAAFEFRLDALE, from the coding sequence ATGCCCGTCGTCGACGTCGACCCCGACGAACTCCGGCGGCTGACGGGCCACGAGGAGAAAGACGACGACGAGTTGATCGACGACCTGTTCGCGCTCGGCCTCGAATTCGAGGGCGAGACGGAAGAGGGCGAACTCCAGTTGGAGTTCGGCCCCGACCGACTGGACCGCCTCTCCGTCGAGGGCGTCGCCCGCTCCCTGCGGTACCAGTACGGCGACGACCGGGGCGTCTACGTCCCCAACACGAACGACCCCGACTGGACCATCGAGGTGGACGAGTCGGTGCCCGACGAGCGGCCGTACGTCACCGGCGCGGTGATCCGCGGCGTCGACCTCGACGAGACGGCGCTCGACTCGCTGATCCAGTTGCAGGAGAAACTCCACGCGACGATGGGGCGGAAACGAGAGAAAGGCGCCATCGGGATTCACGACCTCACGATGCTGAAAGGCGAGGTGCTGAGCGAGGACGCCCGGGACGGCCACGCCATCACTTACCGCGGCGTCGACCCCGAAGGCGACCGGTTCGTCCCGCTCGACTCGGACCAGGAGATGACGCCCGCACAGGTGCTGGACGAGCACCCGACCGGCGAGACGTACGCGCCCATCGTCCGCGACTACGAGCGCTACCCCGCCATCTACGACGAAATCGGGCTGTTCTCGTTCCCGCCGGTCATCAACGGCCGCCGGACCGAGGTGTCGACCGATTCGCGTGACCTGTTCGTCGAGTTGACTGGCACCGACCAGTGGACCATCGACCGGATGTGTAACGTCATCTGCTACGCCCTCGACGCCCGCGGTGCGACCATCGAGGATGTCGAGGTGGTCTACCCCGACGGGACGCTCCCGCGTCCCGACTTCGAGGTGGAGACGAAGACCGTCTCTCACGAGCGTATCGAGGGGATGCTCGGTGTCGATCTGGATATCGAGGAGACGGTCGACCTGTTCGAACGGTCGGGGTTGGACACCGACGTGGACACGGGCGGCGACGCCATCACCTACGAGGTGTCGATCCCGCCGTACCGCACCGACGTGCTCCACCCCCTCGACCTGGTGGACGACGTGGGTCGCGCCTACGGATTCAACGACCTCGAACCCCGGTATCCTGACGTGGCCACCGTGGGCGGGCGGCACGACCGCTCGAAACTCGAGGCGGCGGCCCGCACGTCGCTCGTCGGCCTCGGCTTCGAGGACCTGCTCAACTTCCACATGATCTCGGAGGACGAGAACTACGAGCGGATGGGTGTCGAGCCCGGTACCCCCGTGGTCGGCGGCGGCGACCCCGTGACGATCACCGAACCTTACAGCGAGGACTACACCATGCTGCGGACGTGGGCGCTCCCCTCCCTGCTGATGGTGCTGGAGAACAACACTCACCGGGCGTATCCGCAGGACCTCGCGGAGATTGGGCTCGCCGCCGAGGCGGACGACGACGAGAACACGGGCGTCGCGGAACACCGCACCGTCGCGGGCGTGGTGGCGCGTCACGACGCCACCTACGAGGACGCCAAGTCGCGGCTGGCGGCGCTGTGTCACGACTTCGATGTCGACCTCGAAACCCCCGCGACCGACCACCCGACGTTCATCGACGGCCGCGCGGCCGAGGTGGTGATCGACGGTCAGTCCGTGGGCGTGATCGGCGAGGTGCATCCCCGGGTGCTGGTCGAACACGACCTCGAACTGCCGGTGGCGGCGTTCGAATTCCGGCTGGACGCGCTGGAGTAA
- a CDS encoding valine--tRNA ligase, with product MPSGEYDPETVERQWQERWVEEDLYAYGDGAVDPDTVFSIDSPPPTVSGSLHWGHVYGFTLQDFVARYNRMQDKDVFFPFGYDDNGIASERLTEDELDIRHQDYGRREFQEKCREVCARYEEEFTEKMQNLGISIDWSETYQTISPEVQRTSQLSFVDLYEQGREYRQRAPAIWCPECETAISQVETEDDEQDSHFHDIAFEVVEDDEHLPETFTISTTRPELLPACVSVFVHPDDDANEHLVGNHARIPLFGQEVPIIEDERVDMETGSGVVMCCTFGDQTDIEWYQAHDLDLRIAIDESGTLTDVAGEYEGLDRDEAREAIVEDLDDAGALLDRRAITHTVNVHERCGSSIEFLVTEQWYIELLDKKEEYLEAGRQMEWYPEKMFTRYRNWIEGLQWDWSISRQRSSGIPFPVWYCAECDAEIVADREQLPVDPLSDDPPVDHCPACGHDEFVPEDDVFDTWATSSLTPLINAGWDWDAEAEEMVIERPELYPMDMRPQGHDIISFWLFHTVVKCYEHTDEVPFDSVMINGMVLDENRVKMSKSLGNIVTPDEVLEKYPVDAARYWAAGSAVGDDLPYKEKGLRAGERLMRKLWNASKLVDDLTPEKRLSQPELREIDRWMLAELDDQVETVTGYFENREFSKARDSLRSFFWHTFCDDYLEIAKQRLRDGDDPSAAYTLQTAHRRFCKLFAPILAHVTEELWRDMYSDGSVHTADWPDPLGIEADLPAGERAMDVVGALRKYKTDHQLSMNADVDAVRVYGDVSAFADDIERVMHVDELESVDEEPPVESVVTGVDLDYSLVGPEFGSQVGDIEAAIGSGDYEVVDGRLHVADVELDAEMFEIEEERRYTGDGEMVEAGDTVVIVRN from the coding sequence ATGCCGAGCGGAGAATACGACCCGGAGACGGTCGAACGACAGTGGCAGGAGCGGTGGGTCGAGGAGGATCTGTACGCCTACGGAGATGGGGCTGTAGATCCGGACACCGTCTTCTCCATCGACTCGCCCCCGCCGACGGTGTCGGGGAGTCTCCACTGGGGCCACGTCTACGGCTTCACCCTGCAGGACTTCGTCGCCCGGTACAACCGGATGCAGGACAAGGACGTGTTCTTCCCGTTCGGCTACGACGACAACGGCATCGCCTCCGAACGCCTCACGGAGGACGAACTCGACATCCGCCACCAGGACTACGGGCGCCGGGAGTTCCAGGAGAAATGTCGTGAGGTCTGCGCTCGGTACGAGGAGGAGTTCACCGAGAAGATGCAGAACCTCGGCATCTCCATCGACTGGTCGGAGACCTACCAGACCATCTCACCGGAGGTCCAGCGAACCTCCCAGCTCTCCTTCGTCGACCTCTACGAACAGGGGCGGGAGTACCGCCAGCGTGCGCCCGCCATCTGGTGTCCGGAGTGCGAGACGGCCATCTCGCAGGTCGAGACCGAGGACGACGAACAGGACAGTCACTTCCACGACATCGCCTTCGAGGTGGTCGAGGACGACGAGCACCTCCCGGAGACGTTCACCATCTCGACGACGCGACCCGAACTCCTCCCGGCCTGCGTCTCGGTGTTCGTCCACCCCGACGACGACGCGAACGAGCACCTCGTCGGCAACCACGCACGGATTCCCCTGTTCGGACAGGAGGTGCCCATCATCGAGGACGAACGCGTCGACATGGAGACGGGATCGGGCGTCGTGATGTGCTGTACCTTCGGAGACCAGACCGACATCGAGTGGTACCAGGCGCACGACCTCGACCTGCGCATCGCCATCGACGAGTCGGGGACGCTGACCGACGTGGCGGGGGAGTACGAGGGACTCGACCGCGACGAAGCCCGCGAGGCCATCGTCGAGGACCTCGACGACGCGGGTGCCCTGCTCGACCGGCGGGCGATCACCCACACCGTCAACGTCCACGAACGCTGCGGTTCGAGCATCGAGTTCCTCGTCACGGAACAGTGGTACATCGAACTGCTCGACAAGAAAGAGGAGTACCTCGAAGCGGGCCGGCAGATGGAGTGGTATCCGGAGAAGATGTTCACGCGGTACCGCAACTGGATCGAGGGGCTCCAGTGGGACTGGTCCATCTCCCGCCAGCGCTCCTCGGGCATCCCCTTCCCGGTCTGGTACTGCGCCGAGTGCGACGCGGAAATCGTCGCCGACCGCGAGCAACTGCCGGTCGACCCGCTCTCGGACGACCCGCCCGTGGATCACTGTCCCGCGTGCGGCCACGACGAGTTCGTCCCCGAAGACGACGTGTTCGACACGTGGGCCACCTCGTCGCTGACGCCGCTAATCAACGCGGGGTGGGACTGGGACGCCGAGGCCGAGGAGATGGTGATCGAACGGCCGGAACTCTATCCGATGGATATGCGCCCCCAGGGCCACGACATCATCTCGTTCTGGCTGTTCCACACCGTCGTCAAGTGTTACGAGCACACCGACGAGGTGCCGTTCGACAGCGTGATGATCAACGGGATGGTCCTCGACGAGAACCGGGTGAAGATGTCGAAGTCACTCGGGAACATCGTCACGCCCGACGAGGTGCTGGAGAAGTACCCCGTCGACGCCGCGCGCTACTGGGCCGCCGGGAGCGCCGTCGGCGACGACCTGCCGTACAAGGAGAAGGGCCTGCGCGCGGGCGAGCGCCTGATGCGTAAACTCTGGAACGCCTCGAAACTTGTCGACGACCTCACGCCGGAGAAACGGCTCTCGCAGCCCGAACTCCGCGAAATCGACCGCTGGATGCTCGCGGAACTCGACGATCAGGTCGAAACCGTCACCGGCTACTTCGAGAATCGGGAGTTCTCGAAGGCGCGTGACAGCCTCCGCTCTTTCTTCTGGCACACGTTCTGTGACGACTACCTCGAAATCGCCAAACAGCGCCTCCGCGACGGCGACGACCCGTCGGCGGCCTACACGCTCCAGACGGCCCACCGGCGCTTCTGTAAGCTGTTCGCGCCCATCCTCGCCCACGTCACCGAGGAACTCTGGCGGGATATGTACAGCGACGGGAGCGTCCACACGGCCGACTGGCCCGACCCGCTCGGTATCGAGGCGGACCTCCCGGCCGGCGAGCGGGCGATGGACGTGGTCGGCGCGCTCCGGAAGTACAAGACGGATCACCAGCTCTCGATGAACGCCGATGTGGACGCCGTGCGGGTGTACGGCGACGTGTCCGCGTTCGCCGACGACATCGAGCGCGTGATGCACGTCGACGAACTGGAGTCGGTCGACGAGGAACCGCCCGTGGAGTCCGTCGTGACCGGCGTCGACCTCGACTACTCGCTGGTCGGCCCCGAGTTCGGCAGTCAGGTGGGCGACATCGAGGCCGCTATCGGTTCGGGTGACTACGAAGTGGTCGACGGCCGCCTCCACGTCGCGGACGTGGAACTCGACGCCGAGATGTTCGAAATCGAGGAGGAACGGCGGTACACCGGCGATGGCGAGATGGTCGAAGCGGGCGATACCGTCGTCATCGTGCGGAACTGA
- a CDS encoding universal stress protein — protein MGGNTTDQYERWIASRREFADELLDHAHAIADEHGVTLDTAVAFGKLTDTIREYCEREAIDTVILGSTDRGAFSSYVVDDDVTRIANTAPVPVVVV, from the coding sequence TTGGGGGGGAACACGACCGACCAGTACGAACGCTGGATCGCGTCCCGACGCGAGTTCGCGGACGAACTGCTCGATCACGCCCACGCCATCGCCGACGAACACGGCGTCACGCTCGACACCGCTGTCGCCTTCGGAAAGCTGACCGATACCATCCGGGAGTACTGTGAGCGGGAAGCGATCGATACGGTCATCCTCGGCAGCACCGACCGCGGCGCGTTCAGCTCGTACGTCGTCGACGACGACGTGACGCGGATCGCCAACACCGCACCGGTCCCGGTCGTCGTCGTCTGA
- a CDS encoding quinone-dependent dihydroorotate dehydrogenase — protein MNGYDLCKPFLFALPAETAHRATHRLLQSVQHTPVEDYLRNRYTVDDDRLRTEAFGHQFDNPVGVAAGFDKNAELPTVLTALGFGHVEVGGVTAERQPGNPRPRLFRLPEDGALINRMGFNNEGADRIGARLNDADLPDAPVGINIGKSKSTPLDEAPNDYRYTYDRVADAGDYFVVNVSSPNTPGLRELQNRESLERILGGLVDAGADPLLVKLSPDLAAPAIEEALAVVDDLDLDGVVATNTTVERPSGLRNPNRAERGGLSGKPIEERATGTIKFIAERTDVPVVGVGGITDAAGAYRKIRAGASIVQLYTGLVYEGPSLARDINRGLLDLLERDGFESVEAAVGADL, from the coding sequence ATGAACGGCTACGACCTCTGTAAGCCGTTCCTGTTCGCGCTCCCCGCCGAGACGGCCCACCGGGCCACCCACCGTCTCCTCCAGAGCGTCCAGCACACACCCGTCGAGGACTACCTCCGCAACCGGTACACCGTCGACGACGACCGCCTCCGCACCGAGGCGTTCGGCCACCAGTTCGACAACCCCGTCGGCGTCGCCGCGGGCTTCGACAAGAACGCCGAACTCCCCACCGTCCTCACCGCACTCGGCTTCGGCCACGTCGAAGTCGGCGGCGTCACCGCGGAACGCCAACCGGGCAACCCGCGCCCACGACTCTTCCGCCTCCCCGAGGACGGCGCGCTCATCAACCGGATGGGCTTCAACAACGAGGGCGCCGACCGGATCGGCGCCCGCCTCAACGACGCCGACCTCCCGGACGCGCCCGTCGGCATCAACATCGGCAAGTCGAAATCCACACCCCTGGACGAGGCACCGAACGACTACCGCTACACCTACGACCGCGTGGCCGACGCCGGCGACTACTTCGTCGTGAACGTCTCCAGCCCGAACACGCCGGGCCTGCGCGAACTCCAGAACCGCGAGTCGCTGGAGCGCATTCTCGGTGGCCTCGTCGACGCCGGTGCCGACCCACTCCTGGTCAAACTCTCGCCGGACCTCGCCGCGCCGGCCATCGAGGAGGCCCTCGCCGTCGTCGACGACCTCGATCTCGACGGCGTCGTCGCCACCAACACCACGGTCGAGCGCCCATCCGGACTCCGGAACCCGAACCGGGCGGAACGCGGCGGCCTCTCGGGCAAGCCCATCGAGGAACGCGCGACTGGGACGATCAAGTTCATCGCCGAACGTACCGACGTGCCCGTCGTCGGCGTCGGCGGTATCACGGACGCTGCGGGCGCCTACCGCAAGATTCGCGCAGGGGCGAGTATCGTCCAGTTGTACACGGGCCTCGTCTACGAGGGGCCGAGCCTCGCGCGCGACATCAACCGCGGCCTGCTCGACTTGCTGGAGCGCGATGGCTTCGAGTCGGTTGAAGCGGCGGTCGGCGCGGATCTGTGA
- a CDS encoding non-histone chromosomal MC1 family protein has protein sequence MVREDGKRNFVMREDGDEDSVFSGNMPRQAALKAARRLDPDSSESEAESNPTEIRLREKGTDKVHIFDAWAWEEEAPNDKPDWMGNQITKGNVSKKGIEHLEE, from the coding sequence ATGGTACGAGAGGACGGTAAGCGGAACTTCGTGATGCGCGAGGACGGTGACGAGGACAGCGTGTTCTCGGGGAACATGCCACGGCAGGCTGCGCTCAAGGCGGCCCGTCGGCTGGACCCGGATAGTTCGGAGAGCGAGGCCGAATCGAACCCGACGGAGATCCGGCTCCGGGAGAAGGGGACGGACAAGGTCCACATCTTCGACGCGTGGGCGTGGGAGGAGGAGGCACCGAACGACAAACCCGACTGGATGGGTAACCAGATCACGAAAGGCAACGTCTCGAAGAAAGGAATCGAACACCTCGAGGAGTGA
- a CDS encoding succinylglutamate desuccinylase/aspartoacylase family protein, which translates to MADDQPRPFRLDADVDPGEKRQFRYEVSETYLGDPVEIPVTIINGEADGPRVCLTAALHGDELNGVKVLQEVADRYRPSDIHGTLVCLHVVNVPGYQAQQRYLPIYDQDLNRSFPGKERSNTAERMAHQVYTRFVSQCDLGLDFHTSTRNRTTMYHARADIGNPETERLAEAFGTNVILSGEGDAGSLRAVASRNGIPTITVEMGKAHRFQPGLIEKARTGVESVLAEYGVYPEGTVIEPEWRKVMGPGEEKRWLRADTGGLVEMEWGPNPLVHDGEAICTITDHFNTEERVVEAPFTGLIVGVLENPVALPGHPICHLVRISDETREEIEREISRGEFDGYRSYGQRWMADEGDAE; encoded by the coding sequence ATGGCCGACGACCAGCCCCGTCCGTTCCGACTCGACGCCGACGTCGACCCCGGTGAGAAACGACAGTTCCGGTACGAGGTGAGCGAAACGTACCTCGGCGATCCGGTGGAGATCCCGGTGACGATCATCAACGGCGAGGCGGACGGTCCCCGAGTCTGCCTGACGGCGGCACTCCACGGCGACGAGCTCAACGGGGTCAAGGTGTTACAGGAGGTCGCGGACCGCTACCGGCCAAGCGATATCCACGGGACGCTCGTCTGCCTCCACGTCGTGAACGTCCCCGGCTATCAGGCGCAGCAGCGCTATCTCCCCATCTACGATCAGGACCTCAACCGCTCGTTCCCGGGCAAGGAGCGGTCGAACACAGCCGAGCGGATGGCCCACCAAGTGTACACCCGGTTCGTGAGCCAGTGCGACCTCGGTCTCGACTTCCACACCTCGACCCGCAACCGGACGACGATGTACCACGCCCGCGCCGACATCGGCAACCCCGAAACGGAGCGTCTCGCGGAGGCGTTCGGAACGAACGTGATCCTCTCGGGCGAGGGCGACGCCGGATCGCTCCGCGCTGTCGCCTCCCGGAACGGGATTCCGACCATCACCGTCGAGATGGGGAAAGCGCACCGCTTCCAGCCCGGCCTGATCGAGAAGGCGCGGACCGGCGTCGAGAGCGTTCTCGCGGAGTACGGCGTCTACCCTGAAGGGACGGTGATCGAGCCCGAGTGGCGGAAAGTGATGGGTCCCGGCGAGGAGAAACGCTGGCTCCGGGCGGACACCGGCGGCCTCGTCGAGATGGAGTGGGGACCGAACCCCCTCGTTCACGACGGCGAGGCGATCTGTACGATCACGGATCACTTCAATACGGAGGAACGCGTCGTCGAGGCACCCTTTACCGGCCTCATCGTCGGCGTCCTCGAAAACCCGGTCGCGCTACCCGGGCACCCGATCTGCCACCTCGTCCGCATCAGCGACGAGACACGCGAGGAGATCGAGCGCGAGATTTCTCGCGGAGAGTTCGACGGCTACCGCTCCTACGGGCAACGGTGGATGGCAGACGAGGGAGACGCGGAGTAG
- a CDS encoding ABC transporter ATP-binding protein, which produces MPDDHGGFEDVRETLDGHPMVSLLAYARPYWPRVSLGVAAAFCTRFARLVPPILVATAIDRIINGPAEPGLLARVRLLPAEPIVGAAARTALLERLVAIAALAYVVRSLTRFGSRYLLQSAAQKIQRDLRNDTYDHLQHLSMDFFVDHQTGGMMSVLNSDINRLEQFLNTEFRQLIRVVATVGGIAVVLWTYSPKLAAIALAPVPIIGVASGRFLTWIEPRYKSIREAVARLNTRLENNLGGAAVIKTFNRYGFERDRVAERSQDYHDEKVAALRIRRAFFAALRLLTGVVFVLVLYVGGMDNILGVEGALTAGSFALFFLYLRRLYSPMRRVGKSANKYQLAKSSAERVFGLLGREPTITSPDDPYRPDGVDGDVTFDDVTFSYGDREPVVRNVSLDVPAGTTVGLAGATGAGKSTLLKLVPRFHGVDSGSVRIDGVDVREYDLDALREEIAIVEQNPYLFSGTVAENIAYGDRDALAAERRDDDAARDRVIEAASAAEAHGFVTDLPDGYDTFVGERGVKLSGGQRQRLAIARALLNDPAIIVFDEATSDVDTETEELIQESLDRLIEDRTAFVIAHRLSTIRDADRIVVLEDGEIVESGTHADLLADDGDYAALWNAQADAQRIVDD; this is translated from the coding sequence ATGCCGGACGACCACGGCGGTTTCGAGGACGTACGGGAGACGCTGGACGGGCATCCGATGGTGAGTCTGCTCGCCTACGCCCGTCCCTACTGGCCACGCGTGTCGCTGGGCGTCGCCGCCGCGTTCTGTACGCGGTTTGCCCGTCTCGTGCCCCCGATTCTCGTCGCGACGGCCATCGACCGGATCATCAACGGGCCGGCCGAGCCGGGCCTACTGGCGCGAGTCCGCCTCCTCCCCGCCGAACCCATCGTCGGCGCCGCGGCCCGCACCGCCCTCCTCGAACGCCTCGTCGCTATCGCGGCGCTCGCGTACGTCGTCCGCTCCCTGACCCGCTTTGGCTCCCGCTACCTCCTCCAGTCAGCCGCGCAGAAGATCCAACGTGACCTGCGAAACGACACCTACGACCACCTCCAACATCTCTCGATGGACTTCTTCGTCGACCACCAGACCGGCGGCATGATGTCGGTGCTGAACAGCGACATCAACAGGTTAGAACAGTTCCTCAACACCGAGTTCAGGCAACTGATTCGGGTCGTCGCCACCGTTGGCGGCATCGCCGTCGTCCTCTGGACGTACTCGCCGAAACTCGCGGCCATCGCGCTCGCGCCCGTCCCCATCATCGGCGTCGCCAGCGGCCGCTTTCTCACGTGGATCGAACCGCGGTACAAGTCGATTCGGGAAGCCGTCGCCCGCCTCAATACCCGGCTGGAGAACAACCTCGGCGGGGCAGCGGTGATCAAGACGTTCAACCGCTACGGGTTCGAGCGCGACCGGGTGGCCGAGCGGAGTCAGGACTACCACGACGAGAAGGTGGCCGCCCTGCGCATCCGCCGGGCCTTCTTCGCCGCGCTCCGCCTCCTCACCGGCGTCGTGTTCGTCCTCGTCCTCTACGTCGGCGGCATGGACAACATCCTCGGCGTCGAAGGAGCGCTCACCGCGGGCAGTTTCGCGCTCTTCTTTCTCTACCTGCGGCGACTCTACTCCCCGATGCGCCGCGTCGGCAAGTCCGCGAACAAGTATCAGCTCGCGAAATCGAGCGCCGAGCGCGTGTTCGGTCTGCTGGGTCGGGAGCCGACGATCACGTCACCCGACGATCCCTATCGGCCCGACGGCGTCGACGGCGACGTGACCTTCGACGACGTGACCTTCAGCTACGGCGACCGGGAGCCGGTGGTTCGAAACGTCTCGCTCGACGTACCCGCGGGCACCACCGTCGGCCTCGCTGGGGCGACCGGCGCGGGGAAGTCGACGCTCCTGAAACTCGTACCCCGGTTTCACGGTGTGGATTCGGGGAGCGTCCGCATCGACGGCGTCGACGTGCGCGAGTACGACCTCGACGCGCTCCGGGAGGAGATCGCCATCGTCGAGCAGAACCCCTACCTGTTCTCGGGCACCGTCGCGGAGAACATCGCCTACGGCGACCGGGACGCGCTGGCAGCCGAACGCCGCGACGACGACGCGGCGCGTGACCGCGTGATCGAGGCCGCCAGCGCGGCCGAGGCCCACGGCTTCGTCACCGACCTGCCCGACGGCTACGACACGTTCGTCGGCGAACGCGGCGTCAAACTCTCGGGCGGCCAGCGTCAGCGCCTCGCCATCGCTCGCGCCCTCCTCAACGACCCCGCGATCATCGTCTTCGACGAGGCGACGAGCGACGTGGACACGGAGACGGAGGAACTGATCCAGGAGAGTCTCGACCGCCTCATCGAGGATCGGACCGCCTTCGTCATCGCCCACCGCCTCTCGACGATTCGGGACGCGGATCGCATCGTCGTGCTGGAGGACGGCGAAATCGTCGAGTCGGGAACGCACGCCGACCTGCTGGCGGACGACGGCGACTACGCCGCCCTCTGGAACGCTCAAGCCGACGCCCAGCGGATCGTGGACGACTGA
- a CDS encoding PAS domain-containing protein encodes MAPGLTGAVLDTLVGRIAVIDETGRIVESNASWDAFVAEHDHPLVPDADRPYVDALLQSSNEQAIAVGNRLQALLEGDGDESGEYPYHADVDGEALIVRYTTLDHEGNRYAVVTHTARVGRTEVAADLRLKERVMDEAPVGITISDPDLEDNPVIYANAAFERITGYPVEQVIGRNCRFLQGPDTDPETVAKMRRAVDNLEPVTVEVRNYRRNGEEFWNQVTIAPIYDEDDEPSHYVGFQQDVTDRKEAEEALETERDRLALLNQIVRHDIRNDMAVALGWGGELTDRIPEEDVAAFERVMTAATHTKELTEAVGDLAKILGTIDPELEPIGLDDILGKEIERVRSNFDYRSEEIEIRGDDDLPDVDVLATSILSSVFGNLLDNAVFHNDKADIEIDVDVTVREETAVVRIADNGPGIPDSRKREVFGRGEKGLESPGSGLGLYLVDNLVETYGGRVWIEDNEPSGAVFCVELRRAV; translated from the coding sequence ATGGCACCGGGACTAACCGGCGCGGTCCTCGATACACTCGTGGGTCGGATCGCGGTGATCGACGAGACGGGCCGGATCGTCGAATCGAACGCGTCGTGGGACGCGTTCGTGGCCGAACACGATCACCCGCTCGTTCCGGACGCCGACCGCCCGTACGTCGACGCGCTGTTGCAGTCGTCGAACGAACAGGCGATCGCCGTGGGGAACCGACTACAGGCGCTGTTGGAAGGCGACGGCGACGAGAGCGGCGAGTACCCCTACCACGCCGACGTGGACGGCGAGGCGCTGATCGTTCGGTACACCACACTCGACCACGAGGGAAATCGCTACGCGGTCGTGACACACACCGCCCGAGTCGGCCGAACCGAGGTGGCGGCGGACCTCCGCCTCAAGGAGCGGGTGATGGACGAAGCGCCGGTCGGGATCACTATCTCCGACCCCGATCTGGAGGACAATCCGGTTATCTACGCCAACGCCGCCTTCGAACGGATCACGGGGTATCCGGTCGAGCAAGTCATCGGGCGGAACTGCCGGTTCCTGCAAGGGCCGGACACCGATCCCGAGACGGTGGCGAAGATGCGCCGCGCCGTCGACAACTTGGAGCCGGTGACCGTCGAGGTCCGCAACTACCGGCGCAACGGCGAGGAGTTCTGGAACCAAGTGACCATCGCCCCCATCTACGACGAGGATGACGAACCCTCCCACTACGTCGGCTTCCAACAGGACGTGACCGATCGCAAGGAAGCCGAGGAAGCCCTCGAAACCGAACGCGACCGCCTCGCCCTCCTCAATCAGATCGTCCGCCACGACATCCGTAACGACATGGCCGTCGCCCTCGGCTGGGGTGGCGAACTCACCGACCGCATCCCCGAGGAGGACGTGGCGGCGTTCGAACGCGTCATGACCGCCGCGACGCACACGAAGGAACTCACCGAGGCGGTTGGTGACCTCGCCAAGATCCTCGGGACGATCGATCCCGAACTCGAACCCATCGGCCTCGACGACATCCTCGGGAAGGAGATCGAGCGCGTTCGGTCCAACTTCGATTACCGATCCGAGGAGATCGAGATTCGCGGCGACGACGACCTGCCCGACGTGGACGTGCTGGCGACCTCCATTCTCTCCTCGGTGTTCGGCAACCTCCTCGACAACGCCGTCTTCCACAACGACAAGGCGGACATCGAGATCGACGTGGACGTGACGGTGCGGGAGGAGACGGCCGTCGTCCGCATCGCCGACAACGGCCCGGGCATCCCCGACTCGCGCAAGCGCGAAGTGTTCGGCCGCGGGGAGAAGGGACTGGAAAGCCCCGGGAGCGGCCTCGGTCTCTACCTCGTCGACAACCTCGTCGAGACGTACGGCGGCCGCGTCTGGATCGAAGACAACGAGCCGAGCGGCGCCGTCTTCTGTGTCGAGCTACGGCGGGCCGTATGA